One Camelina sativa cultivar DH55 chromosome 3, Cs, whole genome shotgun sequence genomic window carries:
- the LOC104776523 gene encoding uncharacterized protein At1g24010-like, producing MTLNGYLSTDFYIKSPANEFFQTCINILDLPKGNVTEEIEALPSEKKKTTFRIEGFQVSEWYESLEGNVSHSVSTWQNLDGYKKLEGTMTIIHVEDNNRSRGIFTVKYEKISSNIEDPKSIVNTFVDFFTEMDAYLLETIN from the exons ATGACACTAAATGGATATTTGTCTACTGATTTTTACATAAAGTCTCCGGCGAACGAATTCTTTCAAACATGCATCAACATACTAGATCTCCCTAAAGGCAATG TCACGGAGGAGATTGAGGCTTTACCTtccgagaagaaaaaaactacgTTTAGAATCGAGGGCTTTCAAGTCTCGGAGTGGTACGAGTCGCTCGAAGGAAATGTCAGCCATAGCGTGTCCACGTGGCAAAACCTGGATGGGTACAAGAAGCTCGAAGGAACCATGACCATCATTCATGTGGAAGACAATAACCGTAGCCGTGGGATATTCACTGTAAAGTACGAGAAGATCAGCTCTAACATCGAAGATCCAAAATCCATCGTGAACACGTTTGTTGATTTCTTTACAGAGATGGATGCGTATCTTCTTGAAACTATTAATTAG